The DNA sequence ttaataacatttggagagccacgttcagattgataacatttgaagagccacgttcagattgataacatttggagaaccacgttcagattgataacatttggagagccacgttcagattgataacatttggagagccacgttcagattgataacatttgcaGAGCCAtgttcagattgataacatttgaagagccacgttcagattgataacatttgtagagccacgttcagattgataacatttgtagagccacgttcagactgataacatttgaagagccacgttcagactgataacatttggagagccacgttcagattgataacatttggagagccacgttcagattgataacatttggagagccacgttcagattgataacatttggagagccacgttcagattgataacatttgtagagccacgttcagattgataacatttgtagagccacgttcagactGATAACATTTGAAGAGCCACGATCAGactgataacatttggagagccacgttcagattgataacatttggagagccacgttcagattgataacatttggagagccacgttcagattgataacatttgaagagccacgttcagattgataacatttggagagccacgttcagattgataacatttgtagagccacgttcagattgataacatttggagagccacgttcagactGATAACATTTgtagagccacgttcagattgataacatttgtagagccacgttcagattgataacatttggagagccacgttcagattgataacatttggagagcaacgtgcagattgataacatttgaagagccacgtgcagattgataacatttgaagagccacgtgcagattgataacattagAACAAAATACTAGTGTACTTTTCCAAAGATAAACTTGCATTAGACATTTTAATACGCCAGTCTAGATTTAgtcacagtaaaaaaaaaatggtttcaGAGAAGCCATCAAGAAATCCAGCGAGCTCGTGAAATCGTTAAACACACCAATAACTTATTCAGTTCTTTCACGAGTTTCATGGCCACAAAATATTCCCAGGATTAGGACTAATCTTTCCTAATACTTGACGTTCAACCATTGTCGGGCATGCGCCATACGCCATATACTGCAGGCTCACAAAAAGTAGAAGTCGTACCCAGTCTCTTCTTGATTGCGATATCAGTGGCCTGGATACGTAGCAGAGCATTGGGAAAGTCTGTACACGGGATAGCTCTCAGGAAACTGAAATTTGAGTCCTATTTAGAAAGCGAAAGAGTCGAGAGTAAACAGAAGCGTGACCTTGCTTTCAGTAATCTACGCTGTAGCTCGATATACAGTATACGTAGCGAAATTCGAGTTGTACTTTGacaaaaattaaaactttCTCCGAAAATCTATAAGCTTCTAAGACAAAAATGCGGAACTAAAATTAAACTTTTCTCCGAAAATCTTTTAGCTTTTAAGACAAAAATGTTAAGCTAGAATACGCAACAGCGTAGTTAATCTTCTTTCCGACAAATTTTCACTTGGGTTGAAACCATTATTATCAAagaatataaaatattatgtAAGAGCGACAAATATCAGGATTTAGGGAAACGCTACAATCAGCAAAAGCTACCGCCACATATGGGGTCCACATTAAATGCTAGCCCTCATGCATATATACCCTCGGCCCCAGGCTGAACTGGAAATATCAAGCGCGCCCGCgcagtaattttttttttttttaactttgcaTGAGGGTCCCAAGCGTAACTTAGCTCGAGGTTCTTTTAGTGCTGGTAGGAAGGATGTTTTAAGGATAATTACACCTGACTAACCTTCCGCTTCTTAGTTTTGTCGACCTCAGCGTACAAAGGAATGTCATCTTGcgcttttttcttcttcttcttcttcttcgtcTTGTCGACGACAGCATAGGTCGGACCCTCGTCCTCGGCCCCATTCCCCTCGTTAGTCGCGGACGTACGGTGGTCTGTGATGTCGTATGGATTTATCTCTTGTTGGCCCCTACGAGAAGCGACGAGAAGCTCAATAATAATTCAAGTGATGGGAATTCTGTTTCGCTGTAgtaaaaactaataaaaaactGACTCAAAATCTCACGAGCTTAGTAATAGAAACATAActcaattttaaataaaaactcaCAAACTTTGTGATAACTACCTGTAGTGGCTTGTAATAGTAAAGCAGTTTAACATAAAATGGCGTGAAAGGGTGAAGAAACCCTCCAagagatattttattattattgacgAATTGTATATCAAGTTGAGAAGAAGGGTGAGTAAACCTTGCAATTACTTACTCGTTTCGAGGAGCACCACCTGAAATAAAAAGTCTACATCAGTAACAAACTTGGATGGTATGGATAATCACAAAGCATTACCAATTAAAGAGGCGATGTCTTGGGTTTTACGTGGGCCACGTTTTTCAAAAGTCAGCCATTAGTGGAAAGACGAAAGCTATCAATTAAAGGGGTAATGTCTTGGGTACGCTGCAACTCTTATCGTGTCAAATAAAACAGTTTTCAAGTCCCATATAAGACGCTGGGAAATAAAATGCTGGGATGCCAAAGTTGATCAAAGCTCTAAGGGACCGATTATTATCTAAACAGAAAAAAGGGGTGAGAaattatgcatttttttcaggTTCTACCTACTGATAGTCATAGTTTGGCGTATCAAGGCCAGCCCTCttgcaaaattaaaattcgaaaaatataCCTCCCCCAATTTTGACCAATAAATTATAAAGTCAGTGCTCCCCGTTTTCTCGCTCagatcccccctcccctcctctttAAAATTAAGAACGGCCCCTCTCAAAGTTACCTGGCTTCTGCAGTCGTTTGCGTCGGAGCACGACAAAGATAATTCCCGCCACGAGCACCACGAGGATGACCCCGCCCACCGCACCCCCTATCACCGCCATGTTGGACCCCCGGGGCCTGCGCCACGCTCACCCGCATCGGGTTCTGAGAAAAGCAGTCAAACTGGATTAGATAAGCAAAGATGTAAAAGTAAATGTTCATCTGTTACAGATCTAAGATTATAATGGATATTCTATGTttgatcatcatcaacatcatcaccgtcaccactgtcaaaataatcatcactaccaccagcCCACCATAATCAGCATTAATCACGTACTATTTGTGCTCATCTCGTTGACCTGCACCACGCTTGCTTTGGTATAATCCTTGGCGCTCTCTCCGTACTGGTTGTACGCGGTGACCAGGAAGCTGTAAGTCCTTCCTGGCTTCATGCCCTTGAATATGTAGCTCAGCACAGAGAGGTCTGTGATGTTAGCGGTTTCAGTCCAGTCTGTCTCCTGGCCATCAGGGAAAGTCAACATGAAGTACACGATGTAGGCCTGGATGGCACCACCGTTCT is a window from the Nematostella vectensis chromosome 9, jaNemVect1.1, whole genome shotgun sequence genome containing:
- the LOC125572136 gene encoding uncharacterized protein LOC125572136 — protein: MAVIGGAVGGVILVVLVAGIIFVVLRRKRLQKPGGAPRNEGQQEINPYDITDHRTSATNEGNGAEDEGPTYAVVDKTKKKKKKKKAQDDIPLYAEVDKTKKRKPGEIVYAELADFNSVMDEAAASATKPAAYQETAYADITEFQKAEDPTYANVPGQQEVTYGNIQSM